One Lagenorhynchus albirostris chromosome 7, mLagAlb1.1, whole genome shotgun sequence genomic window, GCGGGGTGCCCCCAGGGGTgccagggcagggctgctgggaggggtCAGTGCCAGAGCTGGCAGGGGCAGTCGAGTTCTCACGGGTCAGTGATGGGCGCTGTGGCCCACGCCAGCCACCCCGTGCTTTCTGGGCCACTGGCTCTTGGTCCTCTCCAGCTCTGGCACGCGGGCACACACGCGGGCCCAGGTCTGCCCTGCCCGGTTCCTCATCTGGCCAAGCTGCTCTTCACCGTTCCAGACGCAAGCCCCCTCCCAGGGCACAGTGTCCTAGAAGGGTCTAGGCTCTAGTCTGTTCCTGGTCTAAGGGCCCCAGTTTCACCAATCGTCCAGAGAGGAAGTGGGACCAGATGCGCTCCACCACCTGCTCCAGCCCCGTGTCCTGGGGGTCTGCGCCATCCCGTGCTCCTAGTGTTTCCAGGCCCGCCCTGGAGAGGAGCCCATGGGAGTGGCTcctgggagggagcagagaggaggagaggaaatgggaaagcagggcacCCTCCACCCGAGGGAGCATCCTGGCCCTTCTGCGAGGGTGGTTCCAGAGCACAGACACAGACAGATTCAGACACACAGAAACCCACACGCCCAGCGGGCGCTTCCCTTCCCCTCAGGCACCCACGTCCCACCCCGTGACTCCCCTGCCTCCCTGTGGAAGCCATCCTTGGCCTGCCTTCACCCAGCCTGGGACAGAGagcaccacccacccacccccattccaTCGAAGGGATGAGGTTTTGGGCGCCTCTAGCCTTGTCCCAGGTCACACCACCATCCCTGGAGCAGGAAGCCATGAGGGTGGCTCCCTTCCAGGGACTGGAGGGGAGGCCGGGATCCTTTCACCGGttgaggagaagaggaggggTGCTGAGGAGAGGAGGCCTGAAGGGGTCGGCACCAGGCAAGACTTAGGTCATGTTGGCACAGATTCTCCTGGCCCCTTCACCTTCCCCCAGAGGCTGGTTCTGTGACAGGGCAGGCTGGTAGGGGTTGTTTACGTGACTGAGTTATTAACACTCCCTTCCTCCTGCAGCTCCCCTGAGGGGTGACCTGGACCTGAGTGTGCCAGGGGAAGTGATCCTGGAGGGTCTAACCCAGACTGCAGGCCCCAAGCCCCAAGCCCCAAGCCCCAGCCTTCCGCTCCCAGGCTGGCTCCAGGATGTGGATGGAGGGCTGGGGTGTGCCTGTAGTCCCCCATCTGTGTCCTCTGGCAGCCAAAACTTGTGGGAGATTCCAGGGGGAGACTCCTGCGGCTTGAGGCCTAGAAgaggctgggcagggcagggtgggagcCTGGGCTGTCCAGGCCCCGAGGGGATGGGGACAGCCCCAGGGGAGTGGGACagacacctccccccaccccctttgccAAGTCTTTCTAGTTGAGATCACTGTCTCTGGACTAGACCAGGATTCTCAGGACAGGCTCCTAAAATGCCCAGGGGGTCGTGGGGGGGAGTGGGGTGGCGGGGGAAGGAACCCCTTTCCACCCTCGCCCAGCTCCCCATCCTGCTCTACAGCCCATGCCACAGGCCCACGGAGCCCCTGTAGCCGGCTGTTCTGTGCCTGAGGACAGAGCAGATCTGAGGAGCCACGCAAAGACACAAACAGAAGGAAAGCCACGCAACGTGTGGACACGGTGCCGCATCCGTGGACACAGGCGAGCCGACCAGCACCCCCAGACTCGCGTGGGTCCGCTCCGGCCCCGCAACGACCCCTCAAGagcactgacacacacacactgatacaCACGTTCCCGCTGACACGCGCAGCAGCACTCCTGAGCCAGCTGCCCTCACGCTGTCCCCAGAGCCCCTTACCTGGGCAAGCACAAGTGCCCTTCGGGCGGAGCAGCCCCCTGCCCAGGGGAGGGCAGCAGGCGGGGGCGGGGAAAGGAGCCCCGGAGAGTCAGGCCAAGCTGCCACTAATCCGGGCAGGGAGAGGGGGGGCACCCACACGTCAGAGCGGGGACTGCCGGGTGGAGGGCATCTGAGGACATCCCCTCCCACACACGCGGCCGTCTGGGCACCTAGCCCTACTTCCCCAGCCCCTCCATCCTTCAGACAGCTGAGGctggcctccccccaccccacccccacccttgtGGCAACGCCTGGGGcgggggcatgggggagggggaataccGGGGAGAATTCTCCCAGGAcctggggagaggggcagaggcagggaagtGTGGAGATGCTTCTGGAGCCAGGAGGAAGCTCCGTGGCGGATGCCCCCTCccctctcacccacccacccacatctCTGACCTAGTTCCTCTTCTCAGTCTGCACCTCACCAATGCCCCTTCTCCTTCCACCCAACCTTCCCTCCCCTGCAATCCAGCCACCCTGGTAGAGAAAGCTACCTCATTCCACCCCGGGCTCAGGACCTTCTGCCTAGTAACCCAGCTCTGGCCCCCAGGAATTCCTAAGCAGCGGGCCTCATCCTCCTGCCGGGGCTTCTACGCCTACCCAGCTATAGGGCATCCCAGTCCCTGATGCTGGGCGGGGGACAAGGGGGCGAGAGCCGGAGTGCTCACCTCCTCAACCCCGTAAAGGGTGGGGCAGTGCCAGTCACGACACCCCAACTCAGCCTGGGCCAGGGCTGTGTTGAAACAAGAGGCTAACCACGCTGCTGCCGCCCAGAGTGGCAGCGAAAAATGCAGCAGTGGGGCTAGTGCACCTGGAGGCCAGAGTAGGGAAGGGGGACCGGGACCGGGAGGGGCCGAAGAGGTAGGGAAAGAGAGGAGCCACCAGAAAGGTCCAAGGGACAgctgggctgtggggaggagggagaagggagggctgGGAATGAGGGGCCACCTGCTCCTGGGAACTCGGAGGCAATGGGGGCATCCCTCAGAAGCAGGCAAGATGGATGGGGAGGACAGAGCGAGCGCAAATCAGGCAGGGCTGGTACCTGGGCCAAGCAAAGGTGTGTGCTTCCAAGGGGACTAGCCTAGGCTCTTCATCTCCCTACCAGTGCCCGGCGTGATTCTGCCTGGGAAGACAGTGGGCACACTGGTGAGTAATAGAAGGTGGGGGGCCGTGGGTAGGCCAGAGGAAGGCCTAACCTTCCCCTAGGAGCCAGGCCAGAGAGGGCATGGGCTGGGCCAGTAACCCCATGCAGAGGGAAATGGTGCTGGGCAGATGTGTCAGTGATTCTCAGAGGGACAGGGCAGGCTCTGAGGGAAGCCCAGCCCACACCCAATGCCCCAGTCTCGGGATCACATGTGCTTGTCCAGAACTTGGAATTCTCCTTGCCCCTTCCCTTCTGGCCCCAGGATGTCTTGGAATCCAAACAACTGCAGCAGACATTCGCCAAACGTGTTACAGAGACCTGGGCATATTCAAGGCTCTGTGATGGCCACCAAGGAGACGCAGGGTACAAAGATGAATGTACAAAGTCATCCCCGGCCTCGAGGAGCTTCTGCTCACTTGGTCCATGTTCTTTTACCAGCAAACATTCCCTGAAGCACCTTAGGTGttaggccctgtgctgggcactgcagGTAATGATTGGAGTCGGGCATATTAACAAACGTTAACAACGTTTCCAGTCCCAGCCTGGAAAAATCAGGGGAGCATCACAGAGGGGGTGATGCTTAGCTCAGAAATGAGGGAATGAGTACTTCACCACGTACTACAATATTTTTCACTTGGTCTAAACCACCATTTGCTCCAGGCCAGGATACAAAAGTAAGACACAAATCTATTCATTATGAAGTCACAATGTAGTGGGGAGGGAAATACGATGTGCTCAAGGCAAAAATAGAAGTCCATGCAAGCACAGAGACAGCGTGGTCTAGGTGAGCAATCAACCCCAAGGGCAAAGGGAAGGTTacagagggcttcctggaggaggtgatgtctGAGTGGGGTTCAGAGGGCAAATAGGAATAGGACAGAGTGTTGCAGGGACAGGAGAAGAGCATGGAGACATGAGAGAGTCCAGACTGATGAGGTGGGGAGCAAGTAGCAATTGGGGCCTAGGGGAGTCTGGTTGGTCAGGGAGCGGAGGGGGCGACGGGCACATGAGCACAGCCCACGGCATCGTGCCCCCAGGACAGGGTGAGTGGGCCAGAGGTCAGGAGCCTCAGGATCCTCAGGAGGGGTTGGAGTCAGGGGAGGATTCTTGGAGAAAGCAGATCATGAAGGAAGGCCGCGTCGGCCTGGATGGAAGACTCTTGGGAGCACAGGGGATGCACACAGTGcagcaaaggcctggaggccaATGTTGGAATGAAAGTGATGCGTTCTGCGCGTTCTGCAGATAGAAATAGGAGCAGCGGGGCAGCCAGGCTAGCCAGGAGGCTGGGGCTAAGACAGCCATCAGGGACCATCTCTGATTCAGCCCCGGGGCCCAAGTGACCCTGCCTGTCACTGTAAGGCCCCATCCAAGGAATGAGGGCTGGTGAAGCCCAGCTCCCAGGAAAACTCCCTCACCAGCCGGCACCTTCAGGCCTCCCTCAGCTGCTCCCCGCTTTCAGTTTTTATCTCATTTTGTCCATTTATCACACActcctctgtttttctctctcggTTCAGGGGTGTGGATTCTGCCATTCCACCCCCACCAAGGCGACTTCTGGACAGACTTGCATCAGGAGATGGGGCCCTGACCCACAGACAGCACAATCATGGACAAGTTGCTTCacctctccaagtctcagttcttccatctgtaaaatggctatAACCCCGACCTGACAGGCTTGACAGGAGGATTTAAGGAAATCATCTATTTAAAATGCCCAACACGAGGTCAGACAAACAATCAatgtttctttataaatttatttatttttgcctgcgttgggtctttgttgctgcacacgggctttctctagttgagacgagcaggggttactcttcactgcggtgcgcaagcttctcattgcagtggcttctcttgttgcagagcacggtctctaggtgcacgggcttcagtagttgtggcacatgggctcagtagttgtggcacatgggctcagtagttgtggctcacgggctctagagcgcaggttcagtagctgtggcgcataggcttagttgctccacagcatgtgggatcttgctggaccagggcgcgaacctgtgtcccctacattggcaggcggattcttaaccactgcgccaccagggaagtccccagaatcaATGTTGGATAACTGCTAGTTTCCTTCTCCTTGCCTCCCAGGCAAGAAACTTTCTCATTTACTCTAGTtctgcacagtggttaagtacactgactctggagccagactgcctggtttCCAagcccaactctgccacttactagctgtgtgacctcgggcaaattACTTGCCCTCTCGGTGCCTGTTTTCCCATTTGTGAAATGGAGATTATAATAATAGTATGTACCTCAtgagattgttgtgaggattaaattaatatAAGTCGGGGGctcagagtagcccctgctggggCAGCCACATTCTAGGTGCTAGCTCTCACTTGACTTTGCATCCCCAGTTTCTTGAAACATGCCTGGTACCTGGGAGatgctcaataaagatttttgaatgaataaatgaagagataaatCAACCCCATGATGCAAGGGAACACCAAGATAGGAAGTCATTGAACACCAATCCGTGAGGAGCTAAGCCACCCAGCAGATTAAGTACTTCTCCCAAATAAACTCGGATAATCCCCATACCCAGAGTTAATCCACACTCCTCAGGTCACTCCGGGTGACCACCCCACTTCCCCTCTTCCTACCCGACACTCTCACCCATCTCTTGACTTAATCGAAAGCGGGAGAAGAGGAGGCatgtgggtgggagaggggagcagCCCGGGGACAGTACAGTAAGACCAGCATCCAGGGGcaggagagggcagggctgggcactggCTGCCCCAGGGATTAGAGTAGGGGATGGACTGGAGCCAGCAAACAGCCTGGGTCTCAGAACAGAGGAGATTCGTGGATGGGACTGGCTGATGACCAATGACCACGAGCAGCAGGGAGGGCCTTTGGAGGCCGGGCCAGAGTCCTGCATCATCCCTCCAGCCAGCTAGCTGACAGGCCAGCCTCCAAGCCCCGCCCTCCTTGACCTGGAAGCTGGGGGCAGCCCAGACCCTGGCAGCTGCTGCCCTCTCACGGCCACTCCGCAGAGGTGCAAAGCTCCCGTCAACCTAAGTGTTTACGAACTCGATGCACCGGGAGCTGCCTAGAGGCCTGGCAGGCCCTTGGAGGAAATCGGCCTCCCCAGCCCTCATCTTCCGCACAGCTTTAGCTAATCCCCATGAGATTATCATGCTGCCTGAGGTCCCTCCACACCTTCGCTCCCACTGGTTTCTACTTCCCGTCGAGGCCTGATCCCATCCCCTCCGGATTGCATTCTTAGACTCTGGACTGCCCCGCCACTCTCCCATCCGTGTTCTCAGAGGTCCCCAAGAGCTTTCCATAATAGTACTTGCCGCATCGCAacaatctgtcgatggacacctgcCCTGGAACACTGGGCCCCTCTGGCAGCCTGTCTGGCCTTTTAGCACCAGGCCCAGACTGGCCTGGGGCAGGCTGTTTAATAACACGTGCTGTGAGGACCGGGACTACAAACCAGAAGAGACGGGGCGCTTTGACGCATTTACTTATCAAAACTTGCGCAAACCTGGCCTCATTCACCAACACAAACCACACAACCAGGACACACACTTGGCCTTGGAGAAGGCTGTGAAGTACTCGGGAGGACAGGAAGGAACGAACACAGCTGGGTGGGCTTTGGGTTTCGTTTTTCAGGGGTCTGGGGAGGGCTCTGGTTCCACACCTGGGAAGGCAGAGCGGCGAGGAAGACAATAAATAAAACCCTGAGCCCGGCCTGCTTTGCTGCATCATGGGTGCAGCCCCACATATGGCCCGTAGCCGACAGCAAGAGTCAGGAGGGCAGCACCCGGGCAGCTGGTGCAGGCAGGCCAGATGTGCAGCCAGAGGTCCCCTCCAAACAGTCCCAATGCCCTGCAGGGCCCGAGGTAAGACTGGGCCAGGCTCCGTAGAACCTAGCTGTCCATGTCTGAAGGCGTGGTCTTTTTCCTCGTCCGAACCTTCAGGGAGCGCGTGGTGCCctgtggggagagagagcaggCACCCCGTGAGAGATCCGGGCTGAGGCGGCCACCAGGGCAGCTCGCTCCCCTTGTGCCTTCCTCACCACCGACCTCCCGCACCAGCGGCTTCCTCTTGACCACACGCAGACTCTGGGTACGGCCCAGAGGCTTCTCTCGGGGCCGCGCTGATGGCTGGGGGACCACTTCTGTGTCTGACCAACACTCATCCTCGGTGTCACTGTCCTGCAGGCCCCCTGACCGGTACCCTGTtgtggaggagagggaggccgGGAGGCAAAGCTGGGCACGGACACAGTCTGAAGGCCTGGGGCCAGCTGAGCCAGGCTTTCCTCTGGCCCTGGGGGGAGCCACAGCTGGCCTGGAGGAAGCCATCCCTCTCGGGACAGCTCTGGCTTCCTCTGTCCACTCACCGATGGGTGGCCTGCGGTGGGGTACCTGGTCCTCCAGGTAGAGGGGATCCCGGTAGGTGGGGGCGGGGGCATCGGAGATGGTGCGCAGGTCCTGCATGGAGAAGCTCCGCAGCCTTCCGGCCAGTGCGCCCTGACTCTGCAAGAGAGTGGGATCAGCTGCACCGCCTGACGGAGGCGGGCAGGGCTCCTGGCAGGAAGGGGCCTCAACCAGGGGAGCTGCCCAGGAAAATCAAGGCTGACCTGCAAGCAATCCCTGGGGCACAGGCCTCAGAACCGAAAGAAACACGGCACCCTCCTAGCCCTGTGCCTCTGTGGCGCCGGCAAGAAGGTAGGGCCTAGGGCCCAAGAGCAGCCGCTCACGGTCAGTGTCAGCCAGGGAAGTCTGAACTTCCAGCTCTGTGCTCCTGCCAACGCCCCACCTGCCACCTCTCGCCCCTGTTCCCCCGGCCTGGACAGCTGCGATCTCTCGGCTCCCTGACAGACAGCTGGACTCGCTCaaaaggccctgggggtgggggtggggatgggggagggctggggcccagggcacCTTGGTGGCTGCCTGCACAGCAGCCGAGGCGGCAATGTTGAGGCCCCGCTTCCCAAAGCTGAGCACCGTCTCGTAGCTGCGCTCCTTGGCCTGCACGATGTAGGTGTCGATCTCCTGCGGACacggtgtgtgtgggggggggaagcTCAGGCGCACAGCCCTAGTCACTCTTCTGTGGCGCAGAGAAATCACTGGAAGCCACgcctcccagcccaccccacccaCAGAGCACAGGGCTCCCCATCCACTCACCGGATCCTACACCTCAATGATCGGCCGTGCTCCAGCCTCCCCCCACCATGCCCAAACCAACTTCCAGCTGGTGTTTCACACCCCCTAAAGGTCATTCACATGTGTCCCCATTTGATTTtcccagaagaggaggaaggcTAGGCTCTGTCAAGGCCCCGTGGCTAAGCAGCAGTAGGACTGGGATTAGAGCCTAGGTGTCCCCAGTGTCTTGAGCTGCAAGTCCAGGGCTCTTCGCCTCACACCCACTCCTACACTGCCCGCTCTGCCTCCCGCTGCGGTACCTTCTCATGGCGAGACAAGGA contains:
- the REEP4 gene encoding receptor expression-enhancing protein 4 isoform X1, which encodes MSARPWGGSWECLVEKGAFLSYVTPFPSLQHSPQGLRDLRACTRHWAPCACPLALKPAWLMATPCSHTRTAGRLVFGMLYPTYASYKAVKTKNIREYVRWMMYWIVFALFMAVETFTDVFISWFPFYYEIKMAFVLWLLSPYTKGASLLYRKFVHPSLSRHEKEIDTYIVQAKERSYETVLSFGKRGLNIAASAAVQAATKSQGALAGRLRSFSMQDLRTISDAPAPTYRDPLYLEDQVPHRRPPIGYRSGGLQDSDTEDECWSDTEVVPQPSARPREKPLGRTQSLRVVKRKPLVREGTTRSLKVRTRKKTTPSDMDS
- the REEP4 gene encoding receptor expression-enhancing protein 4 isoform X2; this encodes MVSWMICRLVVLVFGMLYPTYASYKAVKTKNIREYVRWMMYWIVFALFMAVETFTDVFISWFPFYYEIKMAFVLWLLSPYTKGASLLYRKFVHPSLSRHEKEIDTYIVQAKERSYETVLSFGKRGLNIAASAAVQAATKSQGALAGRLRSFSMQDLRTISDAPAPTYRDPLYLEDQVPHRRPPIGYRSGGLQDSDTEDECWSDTEVVPQPSARPREKPLGRTQSLRVVKRKPLVREGTTRSLKVRTRKKTTPSDMDS